A segment of the Longimicrobiaceae bacterium genome:
GGGCGGAACGGCCGAGGTGCGGCTCCTCGCCACCAACGCCACGGACCGCACGGTCCGCCTGCGCGTGGCCGACGACCTCCCGCCGCTCCTCGTCGCCGAGGGACCGGAGTTCCACGAGCTGGTCGTCCCGCCGCGGCGGGACGCCGTGGCGACGTACCGGGTGCGGGCGGCCGAGCGCGGGGACGGCGCGTACGGCGACCTGCACCTGCGCGTGGCGGGGCCGCTGGGGCTGGTGTGGGTGCAGCGGCGGGAGCGCCGGGCGGACCCGCTGCGGGTGCAGCCGGGGGTGATGGAGGTCCGGCGCCACCGCCTGCTCGGGCTCCGGCACCGGCTGCGCGATGCGGGGATCCGCAGCGTCCGCCAGCGGGGGGAGGGGGGATCGTTCGAGTCGCTGCGGGACTACGTGCGCGGCGACGACCCGCGCACGCTGGACTGGAAGGCCAGCGCGCGGCGGGGGACGCTCACGGTGCGGCAGTACGAAGCCGAGCGGCGCCAGAACGTGCTCCTCGCCATCGACGCCGGGCGGCTGATGACGCAGCGGATCGGCGGGCGCGAGCGGATCGACCACGCCCTTTCCGCCGCCCTCCTCCTGGCCGACGTGGCGGGGAGCCACGGTGACCGCGTGGGGCTCCTGGTCTTCGCGGACCGGGTGGAGCAGTACCTCCCCCCGTCGCAGCTCTCCCTCGCCCGGCTGGCCGACGCGCTGGGGAGCGTGCAGGCGCGGATGGTGGAGCCCAACTACCCCGCGGCCTTCACCTACCTGGCGAGCCAGCTCCGCCGCCGCTCGCTCCTGGTGATCTTCACCGACGTCATCGACGCCGAGGCCTCCGGCGCGCTCGTCTCCCACCTGATCCGCTCCGCCTCGCGCCACCTCCCGCTCGCCGTCGCCATCCGCAACCCCGAGCTGGAGGCCGCCGCCGTGGCACCCGTCGAGGACGAGCCCGCCGTCTTCCGGCGCGCGGCCGCCGAGGAGCTGCTGCAGGCCCGCGCCGCGGCGCTCGCCGCCATGCAGCGCGCCGGGGTGCTGGTGGCCGACACCCGCCCGGAAGACTCCGTCACCGCCGCCGTCAACCGCTACCTGGAGGTGAAGAGGCGGGCGCTCCTCTGACGCTCGCCCTCGCCGCGTCGCACTCGGCGCACCCCGCCCCGGGAGGGTGGAGGAAGAGCAGCGGATCCGCGGCCAGGTGCTCCAGCGCGACCTCCACCACGTCCCGTGCCCGCGCGAGCCGTGCGTGCGCGTGTCCCACCCGCCCCTCCGCCTGCAGCCCCCGCGCGCGCAGCCATCCGTCCGCCAGGGCGAAGCGCTCGCAGCAGTGGTCGTTCTCCAGGTAGTCCACCCGGACCGGGCGCCCGTCCCGGAGCGCCGTGCAGTGCTTCGGCACGCGGTACGGGACGCCTGCGAGCAGCTCCGCCAGGTGGAGCGTGGTGTCCGCGTCGTGGCCCACCCCCAGGAGGAGCACCTGCCCGTCCAGCTCGTGAACGCGGCCCGCCGGGCTCCCGGGGGCGTGCGGCGGAATGGGAAGGGGACCCGCCGTGACCCGCTCCGCCAGCGGGCCGGCCGCGGCGAACGCGAACGGGTGGGTGCTCCGCGCCACGCCGGGGAGCCGCCAGAAGGTGTCGGCGACGACGCCCAGGTCCGGCGACGCCGGGGTGGCGGCCGGATCGAAGGGCTCGTCGTCCTCTCCCGTCCAGGCCGGCATCACCAGCGTGCCCCGGGGGCCCAGGGTGTCCCGGAGCGCCTCGATCAGGCCGCGCGGTCCCCCCTCCACCGGCCGCACGGCGCGGAAGGAGGTGTGCACGAGCAGCACCCCGCCCTCCCGGAGGCCCAGCGCGCGGAGCTGCGCCGCGACCTCGGCCCTGCCGAGCTCCCGCGGGGCCGCCTGGCTCTCCGTCATGGACACCTCGCTTCCTGGTAGGTAGGGACGGGGATCCTGCGGACGTGAAGAGCGGACGCTCCCGCACAGGGCGCGCCCGCTCGAAGGTCGCCGGACGGCGGCGCTCGTCAGGTCCGCATCGCCGTCCTCACCTCCGCCTCCCGCTCCAGCTTCCGCCGGAGCGCGTCCGTGGTGCTCCGCAGGTGGTTCCGCGGCGCCAGCAGGTGCTCGCGCACCCGGTCGCGATCGCGGGGGGGCAGCCGCGCGGCGCGCCCCACCGCCTGGTCCAGCAGCTCCAGCGCCCGGAGGGCGACGTCCAGGATGTCGGGAACGCGGTCGGCGGCGGGGGGCAGCTCTCGAGTCATCGGCGGGGCGCGGGTGAGGGGCATCTCGGCGACGCCCGCAAGATGCACCCGCACCCCCACCGCTGTCAACTCTGTCCACTTTTCTCCGTCCGCCACTCGTCCCCCTATCCCGGCTCTCCCGCCTCGGCGAGCAGCTCCGACACGCGGAAGAGCGCGTGGACGGGGTACCCCGCCGCCTCGATCGCCTCGCGCCCGCCCCCCTCCCGGTCCACCAGGGCGAGCACCCCCAGCACCGCCCCCCCCGCCTGCCGCACCGCGTCGCAGGCGCGCAGGGCGCTCCCGCCGCTGGTGATCACGTCCTCCACCACCACCACCGGGTCGCCCGCGGCGAAGCACCCCTCGATCCGCTTCCCCGTACCATGCTCCTTGGCCTCCTTGCGCACGGAGAAGGCGTGGACCGGGCGCCCCGCGATCCACGAAGCGTGCGCCACGGCGTACGCCACCGGGTCGGCGCCCATGGTGAGCCCCCCCACCGTGGCGGGGGCGAGGCCGGCGCCGTCGAGCAGCTCCAGCCCCAGCCGTCCCACCAGGTACTGCCCCTCGGCGTGGGTGGTGGTGGTGCGGCAGTCGATGTAGTAGCGGCTGCGCGCGCCCGAGGCGAGCACGAAGTCG
Coding sequences within it:
- the pyrE gene encoding orotate phosphoribosyltransferase: MTDRDRLLRLLVERSLRLGDFVLASGARSRYYIDCRTTTTHAEGQYLVGRLGLELLDGAGLAPATVGGLTMGADPVAYAVAHASWIAGRPVHAFSVRKEAKEHGTGKRIEGCFAAGDPVVVVEDVITSGGSALRACDAVRQAGGAVLGVLALVDREGGGREAIEAAGYPVHALFRVSELLAEAGEPG
- the aac(3)-IV gene encoding AAC(3)-IV family aminoglycoside N-acetyltransferase: MTESQAAPRELGRAEVAAQLRALGLREGGVLLVHTSFRAVRPVEGGPRGLIEALRDTLGPRGTLVMPAWTGEDDEPFDPAATPASPDLGVVADTFWRLPGVARSTHPFAFAAAGPLAERVTAGPLPIPPHAPGSPAGRVHELDGQVLLLGVGHDADTTLHLAELLAGVPYRVPKHCTALRDGRPVRVDYLENDHCCERFALADGWLRARGLQAEGRVGHAHARLARARDVVEVALEHLAADPLLFLHPPGAGCAECDAARASVRGAPASSPPGSG
- a CDS encoding DUF58 domain-containing protein produces the protein GGTAEVRLLATNATDRTVRLRVADDLPPLLVAEGPEFHELVVPPRRDAVATYRVRAAERGDGAYGDLHLRVAGPLGLVWVQRRERRADPLRVQPGVMEVRRHRLLGLRHRLRDAGIRSVRQRGEGGSFESLRDYVRGDDPRTLDWKASARRGTLTVRQYEAERRQNVLLAIDAGRLMTQRIGGRERIDHALSAALLLADVAGSHGDRVGLLVFADRVEQYLPPSQLSLARLADALGSVQARMVEPNYPAAFTYLASQLRRRSLLVIFTDVIDAEASGALVSHLIRSASRHLPLAVAIRNPELEAAAVAPVEDEPAVFRRAAAEELLQARAAALAAMQRAGVLVADTRPEDSVTAAVNRYLEVKRRALL